One stretch of Prunus persica cultivar Lovell chromosome G1, Prunus_persica_NCBIv2, whole genome shotgun sequence DNA includes these proteins:
- the LOC18789679 gene encoding macrophage migration inhibitory factor homolog: MPTLNLFTNLPVDAVVASDILKDATKAVSKIIGKPESYVMILLNGSVPMAFAGTEEPAAYGELISIGGIGPSVNGKLSSTIAEILETKLSIDSSRFYIKFYDVERPFFGFNGSTF, from the exons atgccGACGTTGAATTTGTTCACAAATCTGCCAGTGGATGCAGTGGTGGCCTCTGACATTCTCAAGGACGCCACCAAAGCCGTTTCTAAAATCATTGGCAAACCCGAGTCT TATGTGATGATTTTGCTGAACGGGTCAGTGCCTATGGCATTTGCGGGCACGGAAGAACCGGCAGCCTACGGAGAATTAATCTCCATTGGGGGCATTGGACCGAGTGTTAATGGAAAACTGAGTTCAACTATTGCAGAAATTCTGGAAACCAAGCTTTCCATCGATAGCTCCCGCTTCTATATCAAATTTTATGACGTTGAG CGGCCCTTCTTTGGGTTTAACGGCTCAACATTTTGA